AGCGACGCCTCACCCGCCGAACAGCGAGTTGTGGACCGGCGCGAAGTCGTCGCTGTCCGTCTCTTCGTCCGCTTCGGCGGTGTCGTGGATGGCGCGACCCTCCAGTCCGGCCGCGAGGAAATCGCGGAGCGGCGGCCCCACCTTCTCCGGTTCGACGAGGAAAGCGTCGTGGCCGTGGTCGGATTCGACGACGTGGTGGGCGACCGGCACGTCCGCGCTCCGGCACGCTTCGGCGACCGACTCCGACTGCGCGACCGTGAAATGCCAGTCGCCGGTAAAGGACATGACGAGCGCTTCGCCCTCGTAGGCCGCAAGAGCGTCGGCGTCGCTCTCGTACCCCTCGCTGAGGTCGTAGTCGTCCATCGCCCGCGTGAGATACAGGTACGAGTTGGGGTCGAAGCGGTCGACGAACTTCTCCGCCTGGTAGTCGAGATAGGACTCCACCTCCCGGTACGGGAAGTAGCCCGCGGCGCGGTCGGCGGGGAAGGAACGCACGGCGTCGCGGCCCGCCGCGCGCCGCCCGAACCGCTCCTGCATCGACGTCTTCGAGAGGTACATCACGTGGCCAATCTGGCGGGCGAGTGCGAGGCCGTCGGTCGGTGGCTCGGACCCGTAGTAGTCGCCGCCCTGCCAGTCGTCGTCGCTCGTGATGGCGCGGCGGGCGATGGCGTCCAGCGCGAGACACTGGGCGTCGAGACGCGCCGCCGCCGCGACGGGGACGATTCGCGCCACGTCGTCGGGGTACTGGACCGCCCAGTCGAGGACGTTCATGCCGCCGGCGCTCCCGCCGACGACGGCGTGCAGGCGCCCGACGCCGAGTTCGTCGAGGAGGCGTCGCTGGGCCCGCGTCCAGTCGCTCACCGTCACGGGCGGGAAGTCGGTGCCCCACGGGTCGCCCGTCTCCGGGTTCTCCGACGCCGGCCCCGACGACCCGTAACAGGAGCCGGGGACGTTGGCGCAGACGACGTAGTACTCGGTGGTGTCGATGGCCTTCCCCGGGCCGACGATGTCGTTCCACCACGCTCGGGCCTGTCCGGACGTGCCCGCGACGCCCTCGCTCGCGACGTTCTGGCTTCCAGTGAGTGCGTGACAGATGAGGACCGCGTTGCTCCCGCCGTCGGCGTGGGCCTCGAAGTCGCCGTACGTCTCGTAGGCAATCTCTAGGTCGTCGATGGACTCGCCACACTCGAAGGTGAACGCGCCCAGACTCCGCGTGCCGCTCTCGACGGAGGTCATAGCCCTCGTTCCAGGTCGGCGATGATGTCGTCGGCGTCCTCCAGTCCGACCGAGAGTCGAATCATGTCGGGCGTGACGCCGGCCGCGCGCTGTTCCTCCTCGCTCAACTGCGAGTGCGTGGTGGAGGCGGGGTGGATGACGAGCGTCTTCGCGTCGCCGATGTTGGCGAGGAAGCTCGCCAGTTCCACCGTCTCACACAGCTCCTTCGCGGCTTCGTAGCCGTCGGCGAGGCCGAAGGTGACCATGCCACCGTAGCCGTTGAGGTACTTCTCGGCCGTGTCGTGGGTCTCGTGGGAGTCGAGGCCGGGGTAGTTCACCCAGCCAATCGCGTCGTGGTCGTTGAGGAACGCCGCGACTCGCTCCGCGTTCTCGCAGTGGCGGTCCATCCGAAGCGGCAGGGTTTCGAGTCCCTGTAGGGTCGCCCACGCGTCGAACGGCGACTGGGCGCTGCCGAGACTGCGCAGGGACCGGTAGCGGACGGCGGCGGCGAGCGCTCGGTCACCGAAGCGCTCGCTGAAGTCGAAGCCGTACGCCGGGTTCTCGCCCGCGAGTTCGGGGTAGTCCGCGTCGGGGTGGTCCCACGGGAAGGTGCCGCCGTCGACGAAGACGCCGCCGAGCGTCGTCCCCGACCCGTGAATCCACTTCGTCGTCGACTCCCAGACGGCGTCGGCCCCGTGTTCGATGGGGCGACACAGGTAGGGGGTGGCGAAGGTGTTGTCGACGACGAGGGGGACGGCGTGGTCGTGGGCGATGCCGGCGATGCGCTCGAAATCCGGCGTCATCAGCGACGGGTTGGCGATGGACTCGACGTGGACGAATGCGGTGTCCTCGTCGATGGCCTCGGCGTAGGCGTCGTAGTCCAGCGTATCGACGGTCCGGAACTCGATGCCCCGGCGCGACGCCATCTTCGAGAAGTAGGTGCTCGTCCCGCCGTACATGTCCGCGGAGGCGACGACGTTGTCGCCGGCGGCGGCGAGCATGCTTGTCCCCGCGTCGAGGGCGGCCATCCCTGACGCCGTGGCGACGGCGTCGGTACCGCCCGACAGCGACGCGAGTCGGCGTTCGAGGGTCCGGACCGTCGGGTTCGAGAACCGCGAGTAGATGTTGTCCTCGACGTCGAGGCGGAAGCGTTCGGCCGCGTCTTCGGCGTCGTCGAAGACGTACGATGTCGTTTGGTAGATTGGCGGCGCTCGCGCACCCGTCGCCGGGTCTGGCTCCTGCCCAGCGTGGAGGCTCCGGGTGTGAAAGCCATCAGTCATGTGTGTAGCGCATATTTCTCTAATAACTTATAACCAACAGTTACGCACTCCATCATAAACGCCTTGCCGCTCGTCCGCCTCCCTTCGCACGAATGACGCACGAGCGCGAATACTCGGGCGACTACCCCGACAAGACCCTGTACATCCCCGGACCGACCGAGGTGCGCGAGGACGTCATCGAGTCGATGGCTCAGCCGATGTTCGGTCACCGGATGGACCGCATGACCGACCTCTACACGACCATCGTCGAGGACACGAAGGACTTCCTCGGCACCGACAACGAGGTCATGATTCTCACCGCGTCCGGCACGGAGTTCTGGGAGGCGTCGACGCTCAATCTCGTCGACGAGAACATCCTCGTGCCGACCTGTGGCAGTTTTAGCGAACGCCACGCCAACGTCGCCGAGCGACTCGGCAAGTCCGTCGACCGCCTCGAATACGAGTGGGGGCAGGCGGTCAAACCCGAAGACGTTCGCGAGGCTCTGGAGACCAGCGACACCGACTACGACGTGGTTGCCTGCGTCATGAACGAGAGTTCGACCGGCGTCCGCAACCCCATCGAGGAAGTCGGCGACGTGGTCGCCGAGTATCCGGACACCTACTTCGTCGTCGACGCTGTCTCCGCACTCGGCGGCGACCATGTCGATATCGACGCCCACGGCATCGACGTCATCTTCGCATCGACCCAGAAGGCCTTCGCCATGCCCCCCGGACTCGCTGTCTGCGTCGTCAGCGACGACGCCTACGAGCGCGAACTCGAGAAGGACTCCGCCTCGTGGTACGGCGGCTTCCAGCGCGCCCTCGACTACTACGACCGGAAGGGCCAGACCCACTCCACGCCCGCTATCCCCATCATGCTCGCCTACCGCCAGCAGATGAAGCACATGCTCGACGAGGGGCACGCGGCCCGCGCCCGTCGCCACCGCGAGATGGCCGAGTACACCCGCGAGTGGGCACGCGAGCACTTCGACCTCTATCCCGAGGCGGGCTACGAGTCCCAGACCGTGAGCTGCATCGAGAACACGCAGGACATCGACGTCGCCGCCACCATCGAGGAGGTGTCCGAGCGCTACGACATGGTCTTCTCGAACGGCTACGGCGATATCGGCGAGGAAACGTTCCGAATCGGTCACATGGGCGAACACACCGTCGAGAGCATCCGCACCCTGACCGACGCTATCGAAGACGTCGCCGACCTATAGGTCGGCTTCCTGGAACCACAGCAGTCCCAGCAGCGGCGGGACGAGAATCCACACGAGGAGCATGAGCGTCGCCGACACCTGCATGCTCACGTTCCCCTGCGTGTACAGCGCACCCTGGAGGAACGCGTTCGAGACGATTTTGAACGAGCCCGTGGGATTGAGCAATCGAAGCATCCGAAGCACCTGCTGACCGGTCAGCGGGAGCCACGACGGTGAGCCGCTCATCCCCAGATAGAGCTGGAGCGGGAGTTGAACGGCGCCCCACAGCGGCACGAACAGGAAGTAGGTGCCGATGGCGCCCCCCACCGCGCGCCGACTCGACGACGCGGCCGTCGAGAAGCCGACGGCGATGGCGACGAAGGCGACGCCCAGTATCGCCGTCAGCGCCGTGTAGCCGAGATACGACGCCACGTCGAAGTTCACCGCGGGGACGATGACGAAGATGAGCGCGGGGAGCAGGAAGCCGGCACAGACGGGTGCGGCGATGGCGCCCGAACGGCCGATGACCTTCCCGAACACCACGTCTGCCCGGGAGTGGGGAAGCGAGAGCAGGAGCTTCAGCGACCCCGATTCCCGCTCGCCGATGACGGCGTTGTAGGCGACGACCAACGCGATCAGGGGGATCAGCGTCGTCACCAGCGCGTCACGGATGAGCCGCGAGTTGAGAATTTGATTCGAGCTGATGGTCTGTCCCGGCGCCGGCCGCGCCAGATACGCCGCCAGCGACACCAGCAGGACGAACAGCACCGACAGGCCGAGCACCCACCGCGACCGGACAGCGTCCTCGAAGTCCTTGCGCGCGACGGCCTGCCACGTCATGCTGACACCTCCCCTTCCGTGTAGGCGATAAACAGGTCTTCGAGCGACGTCTCCTCTGTCTGGAAGTCCTTGACGCTCACGCCCGCGTCTTCGAGGGCGCCGATGACTGCCGTCTTCGCGTCCGGGTCGCAGGTGACCGTCACCGTGCCGCCGTCCGTCGTCGCGTCGGTCACGCCGTCGAGTGCGCGCACCGCGTCGAGGTTCTCCTCGCTCGCGGCGTCGACGGTGATGACCAGCGTCTCGCCGCCCTCCACGGCGTCGCGGAGGCCCTCGATGCTGTCCTCGGCGACGAGCTCGCCCTCGCGCATGATGCCGACGCGGTCACACACCGATTCGACCTGTCCGAGGACGTGACTGGAGAAGAAGACGGTCGCACCGCGGTCCGCCTCTGCCCGCACGATTTCGCGCATCTCACGAGCGCCGCCCGGGTCGAGACCGGAGGAGGGCTCGTCGAGAACCAGCAGATCCGGGTCGCCGACGAGCGCCATCCCGAGCGTCAGGCGCTGGCGCATCCCTTTCGAGTAGCCACCGGCCTTGCGGTCGGCGGCGTCGGCGATGCCGACGCGCTCCAAAATCGCGTCCACGTCGCCGTCGACTTCCTTCGAGCGCATGGCGAATTCGACGTGTTTGCGCCCCGTGAGGCGGTGATACACGTCGTAGCCTTCGGGGAGGACGCCCGTCCGCCGGCGGACGGCGACGCTCTCGCGTTTGGCGTCCAGACCGAGGACGCGCACCTCGCCGGCTGTCGGGCGGACGAAATCGAGCAACATGTTGATCGTCGTCGACTTTCCCGCACCGTTCGGCCCGAGGAACCCGAACACCTCGCCCTCGGGGACCGTGAGGTCGAGGTCGGAGACGGCCGTGACGTCACCGAACTGCTTGGTCACGCCGTCGAGTTCGATTGCGGCCATGCCCATGCCTTGGGCCAGTCTCTGTTAAAGGGTTTAGGTATCTTACACGCGCTCGTCCGGGTCGTGGCGCTCGGCCATCCGCGTCGCCTCGTGTGCGTAGCGTTCGCGCCGGTCCTCGTCTTCGACCGCCGTGAGTTCGTCGCGCTCTGCCTCGACCGCCGCAGTTACGCCACCCGACCGCTCGACGGCGATGGGCGCTCGCTCCATCCGCCGGGCCAACGTCCCGTCGGTCGTCGCGTACGCGAGCGAGATGAGTCCCTTGTCGTCGTAGGTGCGCTCGACCAGCCACAGTCGCTCCGTCTCGGCCATGGTCGACTCTCGTCACCGTCGTGGTTATCTCTGGTGCTCCGTCACGTGAACGTCTCGACGCGTCAGGCTCATTGGCGTTCGGCGGCTACCACACGACGATGGACGCGACGGCGGTACGGTCGCGGGCAGCCGAGTTGCCGCGGGAACCCGGCGTGTATCTCTTCTACGAGGACGAGAGCGTCCGCTACGTCGGCAAGGCAGTCGACCTTCGCGACCGGGTGCGCTCCTACGCCGACCCGCGGAGCGACCGCATCCGGCAGATGGTCACCCGCGCCGACCGAATCGACATCGCCGTCACCGACACCGAGACGCAGGCGCTCTTGCTCGAAGCCAACCTCATCAAGCGCCACCAGCCGCGGTACAATGTCCGCCTCAAGGACGACAAGTCCTACCCGCTCGTCCAACTCACCGACCACCCGGCTCCGCGCATCGAGGTGACGCGCGACCCCGCCGAGGGCGCCACCGTCTTCGGCCCCTTCACCGACAAGGGCCGCGTCGAGACGGTGGTGAAGGCGCTCCGGGAGACGTACGGCCTCCGTGGCTGTTCCGACCACAAGTACCAGGGCCGGGACCGCCCGTGTCTCGACTACGAGATGGGGCTCTGTAGCGCGCCCTGCACCGGCGAAATCGACCTCGACGCCTACGCCGAGGACGTGGAGGCCACCACCCGCTTTTTCGAGGGCGAGACGGGCGTCGTCGCCGACCCCCTCCGGCGGGAGATGGAGGCCGCCGCCCAAGCGCAGTCTTTCGAACGCGCCGCCAACCTCCGGGACCGACTCGAAACCGTCGAATCGTTCCACGGGTCGGGTGGCGACGCCGTCTCGACGCCCGGCGACGAGCGGACGGTCGACGTGCTCGGTGCCGCCATCGAGGGCGACCGGGCGACCGTCGCCCGCCTCCACAGCGAACGCGGCCAACTCGTCGACCGCTCGCGACACCGACTCGACGCCCCCGACGGCGAGGACCGCGTGGGCGCCCTCCTCGCGGCCTTCATCCCCCAGTATTACGCCGACCGCGAACTCCCCGACGCCGTGCTGTGCTCCGAACAGCCCGCCGACCCAGACGTGCGCGCGTGGCTGGAAGCCGAGGGCGTCGCCGTCCGCGTCCCGGGCGCCGGTCGCGAGGCGAAACTCGTCGACCTCGCGCTGAAGAACGCCCGCAAGCGAACGGGCTCCGACGACGCGAGCGCCCGCCTCGCCGACGAACTCCGTCTCGATACCGTCGAGCGAATCGAGGGGTTCGACGTGAGCCACACTGGGGGCACGGACGTGGTTGGCAGTAACGTCTGCTTCGTCGACGGGAGCGCCGAGAAGTCTGCATACCGCCGGAAGAAACTCGCCGAGCGCAACGACGACTACGCGAACATGCGAACGCTCGTGCGCTGGCGAGCGGAGCGCGCCGTCGAGGGCCGGGACGACCGACCCGACCCGGACCTCCTCCTCATCGACGGCGGCGACGGCCAACTCGCCGCCGCTCGGGACGCCCTCGCCGAAACCGGGTGGGACGTGCCCGCCGTGGCACTCGCCAAGGCCGAAGAGCGAGTCGTCACGCCAGACGGCGTTCACGACTGGCCCGCCGACGCCTCTTACCTCCACCTCCTCCAGCGGGTCCGCGACGAGGCCCATCGCTTCGCCGTCCAGTATCACAGCAGCGTCCGCGACGAGGTGTCGACAGCCCTCGACGACGTGCCGGGTGTCGGCCCCGAGACGCGCCGGCGACTCCTCCGGCGGTTCGGGAGCGTCGAGAACGTGCGCGCAGCGTCGCGGGCCGACCTGCTGGACGTGGAGGGTGTCGGCGAAAAGACGGCAGCGGAACTGGCCGGGCGACTGTGAGTGCGAACAGGTGGCGCCACGGCGTCGTCGCGGGGCGTGGCGCCACGCGTTCGCAAGCGCCCCGCGACCAGTCGTCAGGTCACGGGGCGGATGGCCGCGCTATCGGTGATAAACGTCGGGCGTCGGTCAGGCGATTTCGTCGTACTGGTCGCGAAGCTTCTCCGCGGCGTCGTCCATCAGGTCCGCCTCGTAGTCGTCGAGGTCCCACTCCACGACTTCCTCGACGCCGTTGGACCCGAGTTTGACGGGGACGCCGAACGCGGTGTCTTCGTAGCCGTACTCGCCGTCGAGGACGACGCTCCCGGGAAGCACCTCGCCCGTGTCGCGGATGACGGCCTCGACCATGTGGCCGACCCCCGTCGCCGGACCCCACTCGGTCGACCCCTTGCGCTCGATGACGTCCATCGCGGACTCCTGCAGGTTGCCGAGAATCTCCTCGCGTTCGTCGGCGTCGAACTCGGGGTCGCGGCCGTCGACGCGTACCTTCGAGAACGCGGGGACCTGCGCGTCGCCGTGTTCGCCGAGGATAGTCGCCTCGACGTTCTGGACTGGCGCGTCGAAGCGCTCCGAGAGGACGTAGCGGAAGCGCGCGGAGTCGAGGCGGCCGCCGAAGCCGATGACCGAGTGTCGGTCGCGGTCACCCGCCTCGTAGAGGTGG
This DNA window, taken from Haloplanus vescus, encodes the following:
- the metX gene encoding homoserine O-acetyltransferase MetX, which produces MTSVESGTRSLGAFTFECGESIDDLEIAYETYGDFEAHADGGSNAVLICHALTGSQNVASEGVAGTSGQARAWWNDIVGPGKAIDTTEYYVVCANVPGSCYGSSGPASENPETGDPWGTDFPPVTVSDWTRAQRRLLDELGVGRLHAVVGGSAGGMNVLDWAVQYPDDVARIVPVAAAARLDAQCLALDAIARRAITSDDDWQGGDYYGSEPPTDGLALARQIGHVMYLSKTSMQERFGRRAAGRDAVRSFPADRAAGYFPYREVESYLDYQAEKFVDRFDPNSYLYLTRAMDDYDLSEGYESDADALAAYEGEALVMSFTGDWHFTVAQSESVAEACRSADVPVAHHVVESDHGHDAFLVEPEKVGPPLRDFLAAGLEGRAIHDTAEADEETDSDDFAPVHNSLFGG
- a CDS encoding O-acetylhomoserine aminocarboxypropyltransferase/cysteine synthase family protein, translating into MTDGFHTRSLHAGQEPDPATGARAPPIYQTTSYVFDDAEDAAERFRLDVEDNIYSRFSNPTVRTLERRLASLSGGTDAVATASGMAALDAGTSMLAAAGDNVVASADMYGGTSTYFSKMASRRGIEFRTVDTLDYDAYAEAIDEDTAFVHVESIANPSLMTPDFERIAGIAHDHAVPLVVDNTFATPYLCRPIEHGADAVWESTTKWIHGSGTTLGGVFVDGGTFPWDHPDADYPELAGENPAYGFDFSERFGDRALAAAVRYRSLRSLGSAQSPFDAWATLQGLETLPLRMDRHCENAERVAAFLNDHDAIGWVNYPGLDSHETHDTAEKYLNGYGGMVTFGLADGYEAAKELCETVELASFLANIGDAKTLVIHPASTTHSQLSEEEQRAAGVTPDMIRLSVGLEDADDIIADLERGL
- a CDS encoding pyridoxal-phosphate-dependent aminotransferase family protein produces the protein MTHEREYSGDYPDKTLYIPGPTEVREDVIESMAQPMFGHRMDRMTDLYTTIVEDTKDFLGTDNEVMILTASGTEFWEASTLNLVDENILVPTCGSFSERHANVAERLGKSVDRLEYEWGQAVKPEDVREALETSDTDYDVVACVMNESSTGVRNPIEEVGDVVAEYPDTYFVVDAVSALGGDHVDIDAHGIDVIFASTQKAFAMPPGLAVCVVSDDAYERELEKDSASWYGGFQRALDYYDRKGQTHSTPAIPIMLAYRQQMKHMLDEGHAARARRHREMAEYTREWAREHFDLYPEAGYESQTVSCIENTQDIDVAATIEEVSERYDMVFSNGYGDIGEETFRIGHMGEHTVESIRTLTDAIEDVADL
- a CDS encoding ABC transporter permease subunit; its protein translation is MTWQAVARKDFEDAVRSRWVLGLSVLFVLLVSLAAYLARPAPGQTISSNQILNSRLIRDALVTTLIPLIALVVAYNAVIGERESGSLKLLLSLPHSRADVVFGKVIGRSGAIAAPVCAGFLLPALIFVIVPAVNFDVASYLGYTALTAILGVAFVAIAVGFSTAASSSRRAVGGAIGTYFLFVPLWGAVQLPLQLYLGMSGSPSWLPLTGQQVLRMLRLLNPTGSFKIVSNAFLQGALYTQGNVSMQVSATLMLLVWILVPPLLGLLWFQEADL
- a CDS encoding ABC transporter ATP-binding protein, coding for MAAIELDGVTKQFGDVTAVSDLDLTVPEGEVFGFLGPNGAGKSTTINMLLDFVRPTAGEVRVLGLDAKRESVAVRRRTGVLPEGYDVYHRLTGRKHVEFAMRSKEVDGDVDAILERVGIADAADRKAGGYSKGMRQRLTLGMALVGDPDLLVLDEPSSGLDPGGAREMREIVRAEADRGATVFFSSHVLGQVESVCDRVGIMREGELVAEDSIEGLRDAVEGGETLVITVDAASEENLDAVRALDGVTDATTDGGTVTVTCDPDAKTAVIGALEDAGVSVKDFQTEETSLEDLFIAYTEGEVSA
- a CDS encoding excinuclease ABC subunit C, whose product is MDATAVRSRAAELPREPGVYLFYEDESVRYVGKAVDLRDRVRSYADPRSDRIRQMVTRADRIDIAVTDTETQALLLEANLIKRHQPRYNVRLKDDKSYPLVQLTDHPAPRIEVTRDPAEGATVFGPFTDKGRVETVVKALRETYGLRGCSDHKYQGRDRPCLDYEMGLCSAPCTGEIDLDAYAEDVEATTRFFEGETGVVADPLRREMEAAAQAQSFERAANLRDRLETVESFHGSGGDAVSTPGDERTVDVLGAAIEGDRATVARLHSERGQLVDRSRHRLDAPDGEDRVGALLAAFIPQYYADRELPDAVLCSEQPADPDVRAWLEAEGVAVRVPGAGREAKLVDLALKNARKRTGSDDASARLADELRLDTVERIEGFDVSHTGGTDVVGSNVCFVDGSAEKSAYRRKKLAERNDDYANMRTLVRWRAERAVEGRDDRPDPDLLLIDGGDGQLAAARDALAETGWDVPAVALAKAEERVVTPDGVHDWPADASYLHLLQRVRDEAHRFAVQYHSSVRDEVSTALDDVPGVGPETRRRLLRRFGSVENVRAASRADLLDVEGVGEKTAAELAGRL
- the mdh gene encoding malate dehydrogenase, giving the protein MTKVSVIGAAGNVGAAAGYNIALRDIADEVVFVDIPDMESETVGQAADTNHGIAYDSNTVVRQGDYSATEGSDVVVITAGIPRKPGQTRIDLAGDNTPIMEDISSSLAEYNDDFVSITTSNPVDLLNRHLYEAGDRDRHSVIGFGGRLDSARFRYVLSERFDAPVQNVEATILGEHGDAQVPAFSKVRVDGRDPEFDADEREEILGNLQESAMDVIERKGSTEWGPATGVGHMVEAVIRDTGEVLPGSVVLDGEYGYEDTAFGVPVKLGSNGVEEVVEWDLDDYEADLMDDAAEKLRDQYDEIA